TTTCTTTGTACTTTCATAGCTGCTTTCATTGCCAAAGACGCCTACCAGGAGCGCCATTGAGGCGTTGGTGAGTTTCTTTGAGCAGATCGGGGATATTTAACTGTTCCGGACAACGGGGCAGACAGTCCCCGCACGAGGTACAGCGGTTGCCTTTGACACCCCAAAACCAGTGTCCGGCGTTTTCAAACATAGCGTAGCGGTACTTACCGAAGTCTGTCATATTGTAGGCAACAGCAAGATTCCGCAACCGCAAGACTTCCGGAATGTTGATGTTTTCCGGGCATGGAAGGCAGGCATAGCATTGGCTGCACTTGTCCTTTCCCAAAACATCATCTTGATGGGTTTGCAAACGCTCTAAAATCTGCAATTCTAAAGATGTTAGAGGGAAATCTCTGTCTGCAACGCTCAGAGGCTCACTCAGTTCTGCTGGATTAGCGGCACCCAAGCTGAGGGTAGTAATGCGGGGGTCGCTCAACAAAAACCGATAGTTGAGCTCTAGGGGCGACAAAGGATGACATAAATCTTTCAAGGTTGGCGGTGGTGTGTAGAGGCGTCCTCCTTTATCAGCTGGTGATATGATAAATACCCCCATATCTTTTTGGTGAGCCAGTTCGACTGCTGCGGCATTCCGCTGCCAAAAATAGTAATAATGTAGATTGACAAATTCAAATAAATCTGTATTTATAGTTGCCAGAATTAAGTCTAAGGAGCCGTGGGTAGAGAAGCCAACGTGTCGCACCTTACCGTCCCTAACAGCTTCTTGTATAGCTTTTATACAACCGTTCTGTACCCATTCTAAGTGTTCCCACGTATTCAAACCATGAATTGCCAGACAATCTATGGAGTCTAGTTTGAGGTTTTTCAGAGACTGTTCGATCGACCGACTCATAGCGTCCGGGTCAGGTGTGGGTGGAACTTTGGTGGTGATGCAGAGCCGATCGCGCGGCAGCGCCAACCCAGATCTGAGCGCTGCCCCAAGATACTCCTCACTTTTGCCGTATCGGCTAGCGGTTTCCAAGTGATTGATTCCCAATGCCACAGCGTACTGCACAGTTTGCCTGGTAATATACTCTGAGTCCAAGCAACGCATCGTGCCCAGAGAAAACACCGAGAGGTGCAAATTCGTCTTGCCGAACCGTCGATATCGCATCTGCCGATTTTAGATTTTAGATTTTAGATTTTAGATTTTAGATTTTGAGGTTGCCACGGTTAGTCTAGAAACTCAAGCGCGATTCTAGATGAATCCAAAATCCAAAATTATTGTATTTCTAGGCTTCGCCATTACTGAAGCCACCGCGCTGGATAAAATCCTCCGGTCTAATTTTATCGACAAATTCCCGGAAAGCTCTCCTTTCAGCCTCATCAGCTTCTCGATCGACAGGAATAGAAGCATCGGCAACTACTTCTTCCATCACCCAAATGGGAGTGCGAGTGCGAAGGGCGATCGCGATCGCATCGCTGGGACGAGCATCAATCTCTTTTTTGACCTCGCCCTGTCGTACAGTCATAATGGCGTAGAACGTATTGTCTTGTAGCGAATGAATGATAATCCGCTCCAAGGTCATACCCCAAGTTTCTAACAGATTGACAAAAAGGTCGTGGGTGAGGGGCCGAGGAGGGGTTTGGTTTTCCAGGGCACCAATAATTGACTTGGCCTGATCCTGACCGATATAAATTGGCAGAGCCCGTCGGTCTGTCGAATCTTTCAAAAGCACTATTGGGCTGCGTGTGATTGCATCCAGTGCAATTCCAGCGACTTTCATTTCAATCATCGGCTTGGCCTCTAAAATACCTTGGGCAAAGGGTGGTTAAAGTTAAAGGATAAACTGGTACTGGGCAGCTGTGGACAGAGACCGAGTACTTATGTTTCTTAAGACTAAATCGATTGACCGACCGTAGGCAGTCAAGACTCGGTTAAGTCAACCGATGCTATTTAAGTAAGAGGGTCTTTACATCCCAGTATGCCCTGACTTGAAGCCGATTCTAACTAGAGATCCCGCAATTCGCTCGAAAACTTAGACTTTCCCTCTGGGAAAATAGTTGCATCAGCGGGAAAATAAACCAGATTGTGCAAAAAGCGATTTTTTGAGCTAAAAAACGGTGTTTACAGGATTAATCCAAAGTCTAGGAACGATTCATCTGCAAGCAGAAGACAAATTACGGATATATTGCTCTGGCAAGGCAGCAGATCCGATTTTGCAGGATCTGGCGATGGGCGACAGCGTGGCTGTGGATGGGGTTTGCCTGACCGTGGAGGAGATTTTGCCAGCAGGGTTTGTCGCAGATGCTTCGCCGGAAACACTGCGCCGGACGACGTTGGGAGGAAAGATAGAAGAAGATGCTTGGGTAAATCTAGAAACGGCTGTACGGGTAGGCACTAAACTCGGCGGCCATTTTGTCACCGGTCACGTAGATGGTATTGGTTGCCTGCAAACTGTGGAGCTTGCCGGCAATTCCTGGGAGATGAGTTTTACAGCGCCTGAGTCGATCGCCCGTTACATTGTCCTGAAAGGCAGTATTGCCGTCAATGGTATCAGCTTGACCGTGGCAGATTGTAACTCAGCTGGCACTTGGTTTAAAGTGGCTGTGATTCCCCATACCTTTACCCAAACCAATCTCTCCCATCTCAAAATCGGCAGTTGGGTGAATTTAGAAGGAGATATTCTGGGCAAATACATCGAAAAATTGCTGCTTTCCCGTTCCAATGCCGTTTTTGCACATCAAGACGAAATTACACCAGCTTTCTTGAGCGAACACGGTTATCTTTGAGGGGCTAGGGGTTAGCGGCTAGGGGCTAGGGAAGAGCGAAACGGAAAAGGGAAAATCTTAATTCCCCCACTCCCCCGTTCCCCCACTCCCCCGCTCCCTCTTCACCTATGGCTTATGGGGCAGAATGGGAACTTCAGGTAAACGGTAAGCAGACT
This Aerosakkonema funiforme FACHB-1375 DNA region includes the following protein-coding sequences:
- the ribE gene encoding riboflavin synthase codes for the protein MFTGLIQSLGTIHLQAEDKLRIYCSGKAADPILQDLAMGDSVAVDGVCLTVEEILPAGFVADASPETLRRTTLGGKIEEDAWVNLETAVRVGTKLGGHFVTGHVDGIGCLQTVELAGNSWEMSFTAPESIARYIVLKGSIAVNGISLTVADCNSAGTWFKVAVIPHTFTQTNLSHLKIGSWVNLEGDILGKYIEKLLLSRSNAVFAHQDEITPAFLSEHGYL
- a CDS encoding aldo/keto reductase produces the protein MRYRRFGKTNLHLSVFSLGTMRCLDSEYITRQTVQYAVALGINHLETASRYGKSEEYLGAALRSGLALPRDRLCITTKVPPTPDPDAMSRSIEQSLKNLKLDSIDCLAIHGLNTWEHLEWVQNGCIKAIQEAVRDGKVRHVGFSTHGSLDLILATINTDLFEFVNLHYYYFWQRNAAAVELAHQKDMGVFIISPADKGGRLYTPPPTLKDLCHPLSPLELNYRFLLSDPRITTLSLGAANPAELSEPLSVADRDFPLTSLELQILERLQTHQDDVLGKDKCSQCYACLPCPENINIPEVLRLRNLAVAYNMTDFGKYRYAMFENAGHWFWGVKGNRCTSCGDCLPRCPEQLNIPDLLKETHQRLNGAPGRRLWQ
- a CDS encoding bifunctional nuclease family protein, with the translated sequence MIEMKVAGIALDAITRSPIVLLKDSTDRRALPIYIGQDQAKSIIGALENQTPPRPLTHDLFVNLLETWGMTLERIIIHSLQDNTFYAIMTVRQGEVKKEIDARPSDAIAIALRTRTPIWVMEEVVADASIPVDREADEAERRAFREFVDKIRPEDFIQRGGFSNGEA